One stretch of Brachyhypopomus gauderio isolate BG-103 chromosome 8, BGAUD_0.2, whole genome shotgun sequence DNA includes these proteins:
- the rbm5 gene encoding RNA-binding protein 5 isoform X1: MGADKRVSRTERSGRYGSEQSRDDDRRDRRDRDDRGYDSHRWSDDRRSDRYDGDRGDRSDRYWGRDSPERGRKRWSSDGSDEGHHSDGEYSEHEYRCDPADEKESKTIMLRGLPVNTTEADIRAAIEQLEGPQPMDVRLMKKRTGISRGFAFVEFYHLQDATRWMETNQKLLTIQGKSVAMHYSNTRHKFEDWLCNSCGLYNFRRRLKCFRCGAAKADTETTGTTGPTETQASGDYYGDTIILRNIAPLSTVEGIMSALAPYANLAASNIRLIKDKQTGQNRGFAFVQLSSPLEASQLLTILQGLQPPLKLDGKTIGVDYAKSARKDLLLPDGNRISAFSVASTAIAAAQWSSSQPQQSAEPASEYGYLQEGYVPYSQEYHSHFPQQPAGMPDPSQANGILGAAPGMKVLPNAGPVVISQGAQVYQPHIISQPVTQTLQPMQTPTITAAATISAPATPAVITAPATTAAPASALTTPTAPPPDTPTSAPDTSTYQYDEASGYYYDPQTGLYYDPSTHYYYNSYTQQYLYWDSEKQAYVPAADGPQGAVASTSTPPKEGKEKKEKPKSKTAQQIAKDMERWAKSLNKQKENFRSSFQPISQEERKEAAAADAGFTLFEKKQTTGLERLVSEAVKTTEEESSASKVGLVAAYSGDSEPEEIPEGEEKDDKLTDWKKMACLLCRRQFPNKDALVRHQQLSDLHKQNLEVHRRSRLTEAELEELERKETEMKYRDRAAERREKYGIPEPPAPKKRKFTQPTPVVNYEQPTKDGLNSSNIGNKMLQAMGWKEGKGLGRNQQGITAPIEAQLRTKGAGLGTKGSNYTLSASDTYKDAVRKAMFARFTEIE, translated from the exons ATGGGTGCCGATAAACG GGTGAGCCGTACAGAGCGCAGTGGCAGGTACGGTTCGGAGCAGTCTCGAGATGATGATCGGAGAGACCGGCGGGATCGTGACGATCGTGGCTACGACTCTCATCGCTGGAGTGACGACCGGCGTAGTGACCGCTAcgatggagacagaggggaTCGCAGCGATCGGTACTGGGGCCGAGACAGTCCCGAG CGAGGCAGGAAGCGTTGGAGCAGTGATGGATCTGATGAAGGGCACCACTCAGACGGTGAATACTCCGAGCATGAATACAGGTGTGACCCGGCTGATGAGAAGGAGAGCAAGACCATCATGCTCCGTGGGCTGCCCGTTAACACCACAGAGGCAGAC ATTCGAGCCGCGATAGAGCAGTTGGAGGGGCCGCAGCCGATGGATGTTCGTCTGATGAAAAAGAGAACAG GTATAAGCCGAGGTTTCGCCTTCGTGGAGTTTTATCACTTGCAAGATGCTACCCGATGGATGGAGACCAATCAG AAGCTGCTGACCATTCAAGGCAAGAGTGTTGCCATGCACTACAGCAACACCCGGCACAAATTTGAAGACTGGCTTTGCAACTCA TGCGGCCTGTACAATTTCCGGAGAAGGCTGAAGTGCTTCAGGTGTGGCGCAGCCAAAGCAG ACACGGAGACCACTGGCACTACCGGACCCACAGAGACTCAGGCCAGCGGGGACTACTACGGAGACA CCATCATCCTGAGGAACATCGCCCCTCTCTCCACGGTGGAGGGCATCATGTCCGCTCTGGCTCCGTACGCCAACCTGGCGGCCAGCAACATCCGCCTCATCAAAGACAAGCAGACGGGCCAGAACAGAGGCTTCGCCTTCGTGCAGCTCTCCTCTCCGCTG GAGGCGTCCCAGCTCCTGACCATCCTCCAGGGCCTGCAGCCCCCCCTCAAGCTGGACGGGAAGACCATCGGAGTCGATTACGCCAAAAGCGCCCGCAA GGACTTGCTCTTGCCGGACGGGAACCGCATCAGCGCGTTCTCGGTGGCCAGCACTGCCATTGCTGCTGCTCAGTGGTCCTCCAGCCAG CCACAGCAGAGTGCCGAACCAGCTTCAGAGTACGGCTACCTACAGGAAGGCTACGTGCCCTATTCGCAG GAGTATCACAGCCACTTCCCACAGCAGCCTGCTGGGATGCCAGACCCATCCCAGGCCAACGGCATCCTTGGAG CTGCTCCTGGAATGAAGGTTCTCCCCAACGCTGGACCAGTGGTCATCTCTCAGGGTGCTCAGGTTTATCAGCCCCACATCATCAGCCAGCCAGTCACACAG ACCCTACAGCCGATGCAGACGCCCACCATCACCGCTGCGGCCACCATCTCTGCCCCAGCTACGCCCGCGGTCATCACCGCTCCCGCCACCACAGCTGCTCCGGCCTCCGCCCTGACCACGCCCACAGCTCCGCCCCCCGACACACCGACCT CTGCCCCAGATACGTCCACCTACCAGTATGACGAGGCGTCTGGCTATTACTACGACCCTCAAACGGGCCTCTATTACGACCCCAGCACACAT TACTACTACAACTCTTACACGCAGCAGTACCTGTACTGGGACAGCGAGAAGCAGGCGTATGTGCCTGCGGCCGATGGCCCACAGGGGGCAGTAgcgtccacctccacccctcctaaAGAGGgcaaggagaagaaggagaagcCCAAGAGCAAAACCGCCCAGCAG ATTGCCAAGGACATGGAGCGCTGGGCGAAGAGTCTGAACAAGCAGAAGGAGAACTTCAGGAGCAGCTTCCAGCCAATCAgccaggaggagaggaaggaggcgGCGGCCGCAGACGCCGGCTTTACGCTCTTTGAGAAAAAG CAGACTACTGGTTTGGAGAGGCTTGTATCGGAAGCAGTGAAGACTACGGAAGAGGAAAGCTCGGCCTCGAAG GTGGGCCTGGTAGCCGCGTACAGCGGCGACAGCGAGCCCGAGGAGATCCCCGAGGGTGAGGAGAAGGACGATAAGCTGACGGACTGGAAGAAGATGGCCTGCCTGCTGTGCAGGAGACAGTTCCCCAACAAAGACGCCCTCGTCCGCCACCAGCAGCTCTCGGACCTGCACAAG CAAAACCTGGAGGTTCACCGAAGATCCAGGCTGACCGAGGCGGaactggaggagctggagaggAAAGAGACTGAG ATGAAGTACAGGGACAGGGCGgccgagaggagagagaagtacGGCATCCCAGAACCCCCTGCGCCCAAGAAGAGGAAGTTCACCCAGCCTACGCCTGTAGT GAATTACGAGCAGCCCACCAAGGACGGACTGAACAGTAGCAACATCGGTAATAAGATGCTCCAGGCTATGGGCTGGAAGGAGGGGAAAGGCCTTGGGAGGAACCAGCAAGGCATCACGGCCCCTATTGAA GCTCAGCTGAGAACGAAGGGTGCCGGTCTGGGTACTAAAGGGAGTAACTACACGCTCTCGGCGTCGGACACCTACAAGGACGCGGTGCGCAAAGCCATGTTCGCCCGCTTCACTGAAATCGAATAA
- the rbm5 gene encoding RNA-binding protein 5 isoform X2, which translates to MGADKRVSRTERSGRYGSEQSRDDDRRDRRDRDDRGYDSHRWSDDRRSDRYDGDRGDRSDRYWGRDSPERGRKRWSSDGSDEGHHSDGEYSEHEYRCDPADEKESKTIMLRGLPVNTTEADIRAAIEQLEGPQPMDVRLMKKRTGISRGFAFVEFYHLQDATRWMETNQKLLTIQGKSVAMHYSNTRHKFEDWLCNSCGLYNFRRRLKCFRCGAAKADTETTGTTGPTETQASGDYYGDTIILRNIAPLSTVEGIMSALAPYANLAASNIRLIKDKQTGQNRGFAFVQLSSPLEASQLLTILQGLQPPLKLDGKTIGVDYAKSARKDLLLPDGNRISAFSVASTAIAAAQWSSSQPQQSAEPASEYGYLQEGYVPYSQEYHSHFPQQPAGMPDPSQANGILGAAPGMKVLPNAGPVVISQGAQVYQPHIISQPVTQTLQPMQTPTITAAATISAPATPAVITAPATTAAPASALTTPTAPPPDTPTSAPDTSTYQYDEASGYYYDPQTGLYYDPSTHYYYNSYTQQYLYWDSEKQAYVPAADGPQGAVASTSTPPKEGKEKKEKPKSKTAQQIAKDMERWAKSLNKQKENFRSSFQPISQEERKEAAAADAGFTLFEKKTTGLERLVSEAVKTTEEESSASKVGLVAAYSGDSEPEEIPEGEEKDDKLTDWKKMACLLCRRQFPNKDALVRHQQLSDLHKQNLEVHRRSRLTEAELEELERKETEMKYRDRAAERREKYGIPEPPAPKKRKFTQPTPVVNYEQPTKDGLNSSNIGNKMLQAMGWKEGKGLGRNQQGITAPIEAQLRTKGAGLGTKGSNYTLSASDTYKDAVRKAMFARFTEIE; encoded by the exons ATGGGTGCCGATAAACG GGTGAGCCGTACAGAGCGCAGTGGCAGGTACGGTTCGGAGCAGTCTCGAGATGATGATCGGAGAGACCGGCGGGATCGTGACGATCGTGGCTACGACTCTCATCGCTGGAGTGACGACCGGCGTAGTGACCGCTAcgatggagacagaggggaTCGCAGCGATCGGTACTGGGGCCGAGACAGTCCCGAG CGAGGCAGGAAGCGTTGGAGCAGTGATGGATCTGATGAAGGGCACCACTCAGACGGTGAATACTCCGAGCATGAATACAGGTGTGACCCGGCTGATGAGAAGGAGAGCAAGACCATCATGCTCCGTGGGCTGCCCGTTAACACCACAGAGGCAGAC ATTCGAGCCGCGATAGAGCAGTTGGAGGGGCCGCAGCCGATGGATGTTCGTCTGATGAAAAAGAGAACAG GTATAAGCCGAGGTTTCGCCTTCGTGGAGTTTTATCACTTGCAAGATGCTACCCGATGGATGGAGACCAATCAG AAGCTGCTGACCATTCAAGGCAAGAGTGTTGCCATGCACTACAGCAACACCCGGCACAAATTTGAAGACTGGCTTTGCAACTCA TGCGGCCTGTACAATTTCCGGAGAAGGCTGAAGTGCTTCAGGTGTGGCGCAGCCAAAGCAG ACACGGAGACCACTGGCACTACCGGACCCACAGAGACTCAGGCCAGCGGGGACTACTACGGAGACA CCATCATCCTGAGGAACATCGCCCCTCTCTCCACGGTGGAGGGCATCATGTCCGCTCTGGCTCCGTACGCCAACCTGGCGGCCAGCAACATCCGCCTCATCAAAGACAAGCAGACGGGCCAGAACAGAGGCTTCGCCTTCGTGCAGCTCTCCTCTCCGCTG GAGGCGTCCCAGCTCCTGACCATCCTCCAGGGCCTGCAGCCCCCCCTCAAGCTGGACGGGAAGACCATCGGAGTCGATTACGCCAAAAGCGCCCGCAA GGACTTGCTCTTGCCGGACGGGAACCGCATCAGCGCGTTCTCGGTGGCCAGCACTGCCATTGCTGCTGCTCAGTGGTCCTCCAGCCAG CCACAGCAGAGTGCCGAACCAGCTTCAGAGTACGGCTACCTACAGGAAGGCTACGTGCCCTATTCGCAG GAGTATCACAGCCACTTCCCACAGCAGCCTGCTGGGATGCCAGACCCATCCCAGGCCAACGGCATCCTTGGAG CTGCTCCTGGAATGAAGGTTCTCCCCAACGCTGGACCAGTGGTCATCTCTCAGGGTGCTCAGGTTTATCAGCCCCACATCATCAGCCAGCCAGTCACACAG ACCCTACAGCCGATGCAGACGCCCACCATCACCGCTGCGGCCACCATCTCTGCCCCAGCTACGCCCGCGGTCATCACCGCTCCCGCCACCACAGCTGCTCCGGCCTCCGCCCTGACCACGCCCACAGCTCCGCCCCCCGACACACCGACCT CTGCCCCAGATACGTCCACCTACCAGTATGACGAGGCGTCTGGCTATTACTACGACCCTCAAACGGGCCTCTATTACGACCCCAGCACACAT TACTACTACAACTCTTACACGCAGCAGTACCTGTACTGGGACAGCGAGAAGCAGGCGTATGTGCCTGCGGCCGATGGCCCACAGGGGGCAGTAgcgtccacctccacccctcctaaAGAGGgcaaggagaagaaggagaagcCCAAGAGCAAAACCGCCCAGCAG ATTGCCAAGGACATGGAGCGCTGGGCGAAGAGTCTGAACAAGCAGAAGGAGAACTTCAGGAGCAGCTTCCAGCCAATCAgccaggaggagaggaaggaggcgGCGGCCGCAGACGCCGGCTTTACGCTCTTTGAGAAAAAG ACTACTGGTTTGGAGAGGCTTGTATCGGAAGCAGTGAAGACTACGGAAGAGGAAAGCTCGGCCTCGAAG GTGGGCCTGGTAGCCGCGTACAGCGGCGACAGCGAGCCCGAGGAGATCCCCGAGGGTGAGGAGAAGGACGATAAGCTGACGGACTGGAAGAAGATGGCCTGCCTGCTGTGCAGGAGACAGTTCCCCAACAAAGACGCCCTCGTCCGCCACCAGCAGCTCTCGGACCTGCACAAG CAAAACCTGGAGGTTCACCGAAGATCCAGGCTGACCGAGGCGGaactggaggagctggagaggAAAGAGACTGAG ATGAAGTACAGGGACAGGGCGgccgagaggagagagaagtacGGCATCCCAGAACCCCCTGCGCCCAAGAAGAGGAAGTTCACCCAGCCTACGCCTGTAGT GAATTACGAGCAGCCCACCAAGGACGGACTGAACAGTAGCAACATCGGTAATAAGATGCTCCAGGCTATGGGCTGGAAGGAGGGGAAAGGCCTTGGGAGGAACCAGCAAGGCATCACGGCCCCTATTGAA GCTCAGCTGAGAACGAAGGGTGCCGGTCTGGGTACTAAAGGGAGTAACTACACGCTCTCGGCGTCGGACACCTACAAGGACGCGGTGCGCAAAGCCATGTTCGCCCGCTTCACTGAAATCGAATAA
- the LOC143521021 gene encoding protein rolling stone, giving the protein MGTGWTQSWAEEWKLHNLHLLPRRPELLLQPRWNIHPCVWLVYRSCMLVNIIGWCVYAALIFNTPKFLIFLSHISYVIMGLYHFVALVNLAWAFMHVRRFCQGRGKDNTMGGSSESSVKFPLPVALSFALGLQCFLHAVVGSFSLCVSFLYWAMYNSQHALTIFTINLHLVNSVQTVLDLLLSSVPVRLCHCLYTLLAATLYVGFILIYWLAGCTNLSGQPYIYSFIDFGGRPLVAALFILAVYLLGLPCFHFVLWNLQLLRERMAQGGRGWRLVLKKEVWWWASVGGRLVSDLVFSHDSVSSVFETPCKDIVEEIP; this is encoded by the exons ATGGGAACTGGTTGGACACAGAGCTGGGCTGAGGAATGGAAGCTTCACAACCTTCACCTTCTGCCCCGCAGACCTGAGCTTCTGCTTCAGCCGCGT TGGAACATCCATCCCTGTGTGTGGCTGGTCTACCGGAGCTGTATGCTCGTCAACATAATCGgctggtgtgtgtatgcagcCTTGATCTTCAACACACCCAagttcctcatcttcctcagcCACATCTCGTATGTAATCATGGGGCTCTACCATTTTGTGGCCCTTGTAAACTTGGCCTGGGCTTTCATGCACGTCAGGCGGTTCTGTCAAGGAAGAGGAAAGGACAACACCATGG GTGGCAGCAGTGAGTCTTCTGTGAAGTTCCCTCTTCCTGTTGCGCTGTCTTTTGCTCTTGGTCTGCAGTGTTTTTTACATGCTGTGGTGGGGTCTTTCTCCCTTTGTGTTTCTTTCCTTTACTGGGCTATGTACAACTCTCAGCATGCCCTAACCATCTTCACGATCAATCTCCACCTGGTCAACAGCGTCCAGACCGTCCTGGACCTTCTCCTGTCCTCGGTGCCTGTGCGTCTGTGCCACTGTCTCTACACTCTGTTAGCAGCGACCCTCTACGTGGGGTTTATTCTTATCTACTGGCTTGCTGGCTGCACAAATCTCAGCGGTCAACCTTATATCTACAGTTTTATTGACTTTGGTGGGCGCCCTCTAGTGGCGGCATTATTCATACTGGCGGTTTACTTGCTGGGATTGCCATGTTTCCATTTTGTTCTATGGAACCTTCAGCTTCTGAGGGAGAGGATGGCACAGGGAGGCAGAGGGTGGAGGCTGGTCCTGAAgaaggaggtgtggtggtgggcgAGTGTTGGGGGGCGTCTGGTCTCTGACTTGGTGTTTTCTCACGATTCGGTGTCGTCTGTGTTTGAAACCCCATGTAAGGATATTGTAGAAGAGATCCCGTAG